One part of the Acidobacteriota bacterium genome encodes these proteins:
- a CDS encoding TIGR00159 family protein, translated as MTPSPAWPHISLVSIVDILLVAILIYQLLALIRGTRAAPMLLGLAVLALAFYFARLGELRTLNWLLSTLLPYVVFALIVVFQSEIRHALANLGTRVSFGRSSNTAGDVYDDIVLAANLFSQNQTGALIIIEREIGLRTYIESGVPLDARLSYDLLATLFRPSAPLHDGAVIVQRDRIAAAACFLPLSMNPVLSTQMGTRHRAGIGVTEETDAVAVIVSEETGAISLAVKGNIERDLSVERLRERLSQLLRRYAPAPTLPLQVEETMIEDEPPSSQPARRHDATLRPGGDD; from the coding sequence GTGACGCCGTCCCCGGCCTGGCCACACATCTCGCTGGTCTCGATCGTGGACATTCTGCTGGTCGCGATTCTCATCTACCAGTTGCTGGCACTGATTCGTGGAACACGTGCGGCTCCGATGCTGCTTGGGCTGGCAGTCTTGGCATTGGCCTTCTACTTCGCGCGGCTGGGTGAACTGCGCACTCTGAACTGGCTGCTGAGTACACTCCTTCCGTATGTCGTGTTCGCGCTGATTGTAGTATTCCAGTCGGAAATCCGTCACGCGCTGGCAAACCTGGGCACGCGCGTTTCGTTCGGACGATCTTCGAACACGGCGGGCGATGTGTATGACGACATCGTGCTGGCGGCAAATCTTTTCTCCCAGAACCAAACCGGCGCGCTCATCATCATTGAACGCGAAATCGGACTGCGCACCTACATCGAAAGTGGAGTGCCGTTGGATGCGCGTCTTTCCTACGATTTGCTGGCGACGTTGTTTCGTCCCAGCGCTCCTCTGCATGATGGGGCGGTCATTGTGCAGCGCGACCGAATTGCGGCTGCTGCCTGCTTCCTGCCGCTGTCGATGAATCCCGTGCTCTCGACACAGATGGGAACACGGCATCGCGCCGGTATTGGAGTGACAGAAGAGACGGATGCGGTGGCCGTGATCGTCTCCGAAGAAACGGGCGCAATCAGCCTGGCCGTGAAGGGGAATATCGAGCGCGATCTGAGCGTAGAGCGTCTGCGCGAGCGGCTGAGTCAGTTGCTGCGCCGCTATGCTCCTGCTCCCACGTTACCGCTGCAGGTAGAAGAGACCATGATTGAAGACGAGCCACCCAGTTCCCAGCCGGCACGCAGACACGATGCGACTCTTCGTCCGGGAGGCGATGACTAG
- a CDS encoding exodeoxyribonuclease VII large subunit, giving the protein MEDNDQLGFQFRAPERRIWTVRALVSAVRTHLEREYADCWVEGEISNLRIPDSGHLYFTLKEESAQIRVVMFRSSAKLLRFRPENGLHVTVRGRITVYEDRGELQISAEFMEPQGAGALQLAFEQLKARLEAEGLFDSSRKKEIPPLPHRIGVITSPQGAALRDILNILARRHHSASVLIYPAQVQGESAPVEVTAGVQYFNRTRDVEVIIIARGGGSAEDLAAFNHEGLARAVAASKIPVISAIGHETDFTIVDFVSDLRAPTPSAAAELVIRSRQEIEAQAEDIYRRLDRAIRYRLLMARQELSERTQQGAFARMMDGINRRQQRLDEASFRLERAERQLVERCRRRWEIASSTVRHYDARQRLRAIAQQLAAHTASLAAAAHARLLAGRAILDRRVAELEALSPVAILNRGYALVFDGKGQLVTDASRLKQGDDVTARVARGSVRAKVNSVDPAP; this is encoded by the coding sequence GTGGAAGATAACGATCAACTCGGTTTCCAGTTTCGTGCGCCGGAACGCCGCATCTGGACGGTGCGCGCGCTGGTTTCGGCGGTGCGTACGCATCTGGAGCGTGAGTACGCCGACTGCTGGGTGGAAGGCGAAATTTCCAATCTGCGCATTCCTGATTCCGGGCATCTCTATTTCACATTGAAAGAAGAGAGCGCGCAGATTCGAGTCGTGATGTTCCGGTCTTCGGCGAAGTTGTTGCGCTTTCGTCCGGAGAACGGGCTGCACGTCACGGTTCGCGGACGGATCACGGTCTATGAAGATCGGGGCGAGCTGCAAATCTCGGCAGAGTTCATGGAGCCGCAAGGCGCGGGCGCATTGCAGCTGGCTTTCGAGCAATTGAAGGCTCGGCTGGAAGCGGAAGGGCTGTTCGATAGCTCTCGGAAGAAAGAGATTCCGCCGCTGCCGCACCGGATTGGAGTCATTACCTCGCCGCAGGGAGCGGCTCTGCGGGACATCCTGAATATTCTTGCGCGCCGCCATCATTCCGCAAGCGTGCTGATTTATCCAGCTCAGGTGCAGGGAGAGTCCGCGCCCGTCGAAGTGACAGCGGGTGTTCAATATTTCAATCGCACGCGCGACGTCGAGGTCATCATCATCGCTCGCGGCGGCGGCTCGGCCGAGGATTTGGCGGCTTTCAATCACGAGGGACTGGCTCGCGCGGTGGCGGCATCGAAAATTCCGGTGATCTCGGCAATTGGGCACGAGACGGATTTCACGATCGTGGACTTCGTGTCCGATTTGCGAGCACCAACGCCTTCGGCGGCGGCGGAACTGGTGATCCGGTCGCGGCAGGAAATTGAAGCGCAGGCAGAAGACATTTATCGCCGGTTGGACCGTGCGATTCGCTACCGGCTGCTGATGGCACGGCAGGAGTTGTCGGAGAGAACGCAGCAGGGGGCGTTCGCCCGCATGATGGACGGGATTAACCGCCGCCAGCAACGTCTGGATGAAGCCAGCTTCCGGCTGGAGCGCGCGGAACGCCAGCTCGTGGAACGGTGCCGTCGCCGATGGGAAATCGCTTCGTCGACAGTACGCCACTATGACGCCCGGCAGCGTTTGCGAGCAATCGCACAACAGCTGGCTGCTCACACTGCGAGCCTGGCGGCGGCCGCGCATGCCCGGCTGCTTGCGGGCCGGGCTATTCTTGATCGTCGTGTCGCCGAGTTGGAAGCGCTTTCTCCAGTTGCGATCCTCAATCGGGGATACGCGCTGGTATTCGATGGAAAAGGTCAGCTGGTTACCGATGCGTCTCGCCTCAAACAGGGAGACGACGTTACCGCCCGGGTCGCAAGAGGAAGTGTGCGGGCGAAGGTGAATTCGGTTGACCCGGCACCGTAA
- a CDS encoding GNAT family N-acetyltransferase has product MKQILETARLVLREFVKDDAAALGLVVSDPETMKHYPAPLDRAGTERWIERNLHRYAEDGVGLWAMVLQSSGEMIGDCGIIRQNVEDEYFYEIGYHLRRDHWGQGFATEAAVACREWGFANLKVDRMISLIRPENIPSRRVAERNGMTIWKEVDWRGLRHYVYAVERSGKTFPPNKLSSPK; this is encoded by the coding sequence ATGAAACAGATCCTTGAAACCGCCCGCCTCGTCTTGCGGGAGTTCGTCAAAGATGACGCCGCGGCGCTAGGGCTGGTCGTGTCCGATCCTGAAACCATGAAGCACTATCCCGCGCCCCTCGATCGCGCAGGAACCGAACGATGGATTGAACGCAACCTCCATCGCTACGCTGAGGACGGCGTCGGCCTCTGGGCGATGGTCCTGCAATCGTCCGGCGAAATGATCGGCGATTGCGGCATCATCCGCCAAAATGTCGAGGACGAATACTTCTACGAAATCGGATACCACCTGCGGCGCGATCACTGGGGACAAGGCTTCGCCACCGAAGCCGCCGTCGCATGCCGCGAATGGGGATTCGCAAACTTGAAAGTCGATCGCATGATCTCATTGATCCGCCCCGAGAATATCCCGTCCCGCCGCGTAGCCGAACGCAACGGAATGACTATTTGGAAGGAAGTTGACTGGCGAGGATTGCGACACTACGTCTATGCCGTGGAGCGATCCGGAAAGACTTTCCCTCCAAATAAATTGTCATCCCCAAAATAA